The following are from one region of the Salvia splendens isolate huo1 chromosome 2, SspV2, whole genome shotgun sequence genome:
- the LOC121782449 gene encoding arginine--tRNA ligase, cytoplasmic-like isoform X1: protein MNSPHFSLLRAGFLSSANLSPFPLSPPLLLPSLSANGILRTSKRIFFRANTSSLTNMANDQRMAGSPRQQLAKLFEESLRLTIPEELDIDPAIAPCQNPKFGDYQCNNAMGLWSKVKGKSTQFKNPQQIGQAIKANLPSSEMLDGSSIAGPGFVNVKLSGQWIAKSIQNMLMDGIETWAPKLSVKRAVVDFSSPNIAKEMHVGHLRSTIIGDTLARMLEYSNVEVLRRNHVGDWGTQFGMLIEFLFEKFPSLEVVNDQAIGDLEAFYKASKLRFDSDPDFKERAQRAVVSLQAGEEKYRKAWAEICKISRTGYEKVYEHLGVELEEKGESFYNPYIPNALELLNKKGLIEESEGARVIFIEGKKIPLIVVKRDGGYNYASTDLAALWYRLNEEKAEWIIYVTDVGQREHFEMLFAAAKRAGWLPADDKTYPKASHVGFGLVLGEDGKRFRTRSTETVKLVDLLIEAKSRCKTALIERGKDKEWTGEELDKTAEAVGYGAVKYADLKNNRTTNYTFSFDQMLNDKGNTAVYLLYAHARICSIIRKSGKDIEELKKVGKIDLAHPDERVLGLHLLQFAEVVEDSCTNLLPNGLCEYLYNLSEDFTGFYTNCQVVGSAEETSRLLLCEATAVVMRKCFHLLGITPVYKI from the exons ATGAATTCTCCACATTTCAGTCTCCTCCGCGCCGGATTTCTCTCCTCTGCAAATCTCTCGCCTTTCCCTCTCTCTCCGCCCTTGTTGCTCCCCAGCTTATCCGCTAACG GTATTCTTAGAACCTCTAAAAGGATATTCTTCAGAGCCAACACATCATCATTGACGAACATGGCAAAT GATCAAAGGATGGCTGGTAGCCCTAGGCAACAACTAGCAAAATtatttgaggaatctttgagaCTAACAATCCCTGAGGAGTTGGATATTGACCCTGCTATCGCTCCTTGTCAAAATCCCAAATTTGGTGACTACCAATG CAACAATGCAATGGGCTTGTGGTCAAAAGTTAAAGGAAAGAGTACCCAGTTTAAAAATCCCCAACAAATAGGACAG GCCATTAAAGCAAATCTCCCTTCATCAGAAATGCTAGATGGAAGCTCAATTGCTGGACCTGGCTTTGTAAATGTCAAATTGTCAGGGCAATGGATAGCCAAG AGCATTCAAAACATGCTAATGGATGGTATTGAAACGTGGGCTCCTAAGCTTTCAGTCAAAAGAGCTGTAGTGGATTTCTCATCACCTAATATAGCAAAAGAAATGCATGTTGGTCACTTAAGATCAACTATCATTGGAGACACCCTGGCACGCATGTTGGAGTACTCAAATGTGGAGGTTCTTCGGAGAAACCATGTTGGAGACTGGGGGACGCAG TTTGGTATGTTGATAGAGTTTCTGTTCGAAAAGTTTCCCAGCCTGGAAGTTGTCAATGATCAAGCCATAGGAGACTTGGAG GCATTCTATAAGGCATCAAAGCTAAGATTTGACAGTGACCCTGATTTCAAGGAAAGGGCTCAGCGGGCAGTTGTCAGCCTTCAG GCTGGCGAGGAGAAGTATCGGAAGGCATGGGCTGAAATTTGTAAAATTAGTAGAACTGGGTATGAGAAGGTGTATGAGCATCTTGGAGTTGAGTTGGAGGAAAAG GGTGAGAGCTTTTACAATCCGTACATTCCCAATGCTCTAGAgttattgaataaaaagggattaaTTGAAGAAAGCGAAGGAGCTCGTGTCATCTTCATTGAAGGAAAAAAGATTCCACTTATTGTTGTAAAAAGGGATGGTGGGTACAACTACGCATCAACAGATCTTGCTGCTCTGTG GTATCGACTGAACGAGGAAAAGGCTGAGTGGATTATATATGTTACTGATGTTGGCCAAAGGGAGCACTTTGAAATGCTTTTTGCT GCAGCCAAACGGGCTGGTTGGCTTCCAGCTGATGATAAAACATATCCTAAAGCTAGCCATGTTGGTTTTGGGCTTGTTCTTGGAGAAGATGGAAAACGATTCCGTACTCGCAGTACTGAAACTGTCAAATTGGTTGATTTACTAATTGAAGCCAAAAGTAGATGCAAAACTGCTTTAATTGAAAGAG GCAAAGATAAAGAATGGACTGGAGAGGAGCTCGATAAAACTGCTGAAGCGGTTGGATATGGGGCTGTTAA ATATGCTGATTTGAAGAATAACCGAACAACCAACTATACATTTAGTTTTGACCAGATGCTCAATGACAAG GGCAATACTGCAGTGTACTTGTTATATGCACATGCTCGGATATGCTCAATTATCAGAAAATCAGGGAAAGATATTGAAGAATTAAAAAAG GTTGGAAAGATAGACTTGGCTCATCCCGATGAACGTGTTTTAGGACTTCATTTGCTTCAGTTTGCCGAG GTTGTTGAAGACTCGTGCACAAATCTGCTACCAAATGGTTTGTGTGAATATTTATACAATTTATCAGAAGACTTTACTGGATTTTATACCAACTGCCAG GTTGTGGGATCTGCAGAGGAGACGAGCCGACTCCTGTTGTGCGAGGCAACAGCAGTTGTTATGAGAAAATGTTTCCATTTGCTGGGAATCACCCCAGTTTACAAAATTTAA
- the LOC121782449 gene encoding arginine--tRNA ligase, chloroplastic/mitochondrial-like isoform X2: protein MANDQRMAGSPRQQLAKLFEESLRLTIPEELDIDPAIAPCQNPKFGDYQCNNAMGLWSKVKGKSTQFKNPQQIGQAIKANLPSSEMLDGSSIAGPGFVNVKLSGQWIAKSIQNMLMDGIETWAPKLSVKRAVVDFSSPNIAKEMHVGHLRSTIIGDTLARMLEYSNVEVLRRNHVGDWGTQFGMLIEFLFEKFPSLEVVNDQAIGDLEAFYKASKLRFDSDPDFKERAQRAVVSLQAGEEKYRKAWAEICKISRTGYEKVYEHLGVELEEKGESFYNPYIPNALELLNKKGLIEESEGARVIFIEGKKIPLIVVKRDGGYNYASTDLAALWYRLNEEKAEWIIYVTDVGQREHFEMLFAAAKRAGWLPADDKTYPKASHVGFGLVLGEDGKRFRTRSTETVKLVDLLIEAKSRCKTALIERGKDKEWTGEELDKTAEAVGYGAVKYADLKNNRTTNYTFSFDQMLNDKGNTAVYLLYAHARICSIIRKSGKDIEELKKVGKIDLAHPDERVLGLHLLQFAEVVEDSCTNLLPNGLCEYLYNLSEDFTGFYTNCQVVGSAEETSRLLLCEATAVVMRKCFHLLGITPVYKI, encoded by the exons ATGGCAAAT GATCAAAGGATGGCTGGTAGCCCTAGGCAACAACTAGCAAAATtatttgaggaatctttgagaCTAACAATCCCTGAGGAGTTGGATATTGACCCTGCTATCGCTCCTTGTCAAAATCCCAAATTTGGTGACTACCAATG CAACAATGCAATGGGCTTGTGGTCAAAAGTTAAAGGAAAGAGTACCCAGTTTAAAAATCCCCAACAAATAGGACAG GCCATTAAAGCAAATCTCCCTTCATCAGAAATGCTAGATGGAAGCTCAATTGCTGGACCTGGCTTTGTAAATGTCAAATTGTCAGGGCAATGGATAGCCAAG AGCATTCAAAACATGCTAATGGATGGTATTGAAACGTGGGCTCCTAAGCTTTCAGTCAAAAGAGCTGTAGTGGATTTCTCATCACCTAATATAGCAAAAGAAATGCATGTTGGTCACTTAAGATCAACTATCATTGGAGACACCCTGGCACGCATGTTGGAGTACTCAAATGTGGAGGTTCTTCGGAGAAACCATGTTGGAGACTGGGGGACGCAG TTTGGTATGTTGATAGAGTTTCTGTTCGAAAAGTTTCCCAGCCTGGAAGTTGTCAATGATCAAGCCATAGGAGACTTGGAG GCATTCTATAAGGCATCAAAGCTAAGATTTGACAGTGACCCTGATTTCAAGGAAAGGGCTCAGCGGGCAGTTGTCAGCCTTCAG GCTGGCGAGGAGAAGTATCGGAAGGCATGGGCTGAAATTTGTAAAATTAGTAGAACTGGGTATGAGAAGGTGTATGAGCATCTTGGAGTTGAGTTGGAGGAAAAG GGTGAGAGCTTTTACAATCCGTACATTCCCAATGCTCTAGAgttattgaataaaaagggattaaTTGAAGAAAGCGAAGGAGCTCGTGTCATCTTCATTGAAGGAAAAAAGATTCCACTTATTGTTGTAAAAAGGGATGGTGGGTACAACTACGCATCAACAGATCTTGCTGCTCTGTG GTATCGACTGAACGAGGAAAAGGCTGAGTGGATTATATATGTTACTGATGTTGGCCAAAGGGAGCACTTTGAAATGCTTTTTGCT GCAGCCAAACGGGCTGGTTGGCTTCCAGCTGATGATAAAACATATCCTAAAGCTAGCCATGTTGGTTTTGGGCTTGTTCTTGGAGAAGATGGAAAACGATTCCGTACTCGCAGTACTGAAACTGTCAAATTGGTTGATTTACTAATTGAAGCCAAAAGTAGATGCAAAACTGCTTTAATTGAAAGAG GCAAAGATAAAGAATGGACTGGAGAGGAGCTCGATAAAACTGCTGAAGCGGTTGGATATGGGGCTGTTAA ATATGCTGATTTGAAGAATAACCGAACAACCAACTATACATTTAGTTTTGACCAGATGCTCAATGACAAG GGCAATACTGCAGTGTACTTGTTATATGCACATGCTCGGATATGCTCAATTATCAGAAAATCAGGGAAAGATATTGAAGAATTAAAAAAG GTTGGAAAGATAGACTTGGCTCATCCCGATGAACGTGTTTTAGGACTTCATTTGCTTCAGTTTGCCGAG GTTGTTGAAGACTCGTGCACAAATCTGCTACCAAATGGTTTGTGTGAATATTTATACAATTTATCAGAAGACTTTACTGGATTTTATACCAACTGCCAG GTTGTGGGATCTGCAGAGGAGACGAGCCGACTCCTGTTGTGCGAGGCAACAGCAGTTGTTATGAGAAAATGTTTCCATTTGCTGGGAATCACCCCAGTTTACAAAATTTAA
- the LOC121782462 gene encoding tubulin beta chain-like gives MREILHIQGGQCGNQIGSKFWEVICDEHGVDPTGRYKGDGSESDTQLERINVYFNEASGGRYVPRAVLMDLEPGTMDSIRSGPYGQIFRPDNFVFGQSGAGNNWAKGHYTEGAELIDSVLDVVRKEAENCDCLQGFQVCHSLGGGTGSGMGTLLISKIREEYPDRMMLTFSVFPSPKVSDTVVEPYNATLSVHQLVENADECMVLDNEALYDICFRTLKLSTPSFGDLNHLISATMSGVTCCLRFPGQLNSDLRKLAVNLIPFPRLHFFMVGFAPLTSRGSQHYISLTVPELTQQMWDSKNMMCAADPRHGRYLTASAMFRGKMSTKEVDEQMLNVQNKNSSYFVEWIPNNVKSSVCDIPPTGLKMSSTFVGNSTSIQEMFRRVSEQFTAMFRRKAFLHWYTGEGMDEMEFTEAESNMNDLVAEYQQYQDATADEEEDYEEDGADAEYED, from the exons ATGAGAGAAATCCTTCATATCCAGGGAGGCCAATGCGGAAACCAGATCGGCTCCAAATTCTGGGAGGTGATCTGCGACGAGCACGGCGTCGATCCTACCGGCAGGTACAAGGGCGACGGCTCCGAATCTGACACTCAGTTGGAGCGGATCAATGTCTATTTCAATGAGGCTTCCGGCGGGAGGTACGTGCCACGCGCCGTCCTCATGGATCTGGAGCCTGGCACCATGGATTCCATCAGATCCGGCCCCTACGGCCAGATCTTCCGCCCCGACAATTTTGTCTTCGGCCAGTCCGGAGCCGGAAACAATTGGGCTAAGGGGCACTACACTGAAGGCGCTGAGCTCATCGACTCCGTCCTCGATGTTGTCAGGAAGGAAGCCGAGAACTGCGACTGCTTGCAAG GATTTCAGGTTTGTCACTCACTTGGAGGAGGCACAGGCTCTGGCATGGGTACTCTCTTGATTTCAAAGATCAGAGAGGAATATCCTGACAGAATGATGCTTACGTTCTCTGTTTTCCCTTCGCCAAAGGTCTCTGACACTGTTGTTGAACCGTATAATGCTACTCTCTCAGTGCACCAGCTAGTGGAGAATGCAGATGAATGCATGGTCCTTGATAACGAGGCTCTCTATGATATCTGTTTCAGGACTTTGAAGCTCAGCACACCAAGCT TTGGTGATTTGAACCATTTGATCTCTGCAACTATGAGTGGTGTGACATGTTGTTTGAGATTCCCTGGTCAGCTAAACTCTGATCTCAGGAAACTGGCAGTGAATTTGATTCCATTCCCACGTCTCCACTTCTTCATGGTTGGCTTTGCTCCACTCACCTCCCGTGGATCACAGCATTACATATCTCTAACCGTCCCTGAGCTAACGCAACAAATGTGGGACTCAAAGAATATGATGTGTGCTGCTGATCCCCGCCACGGGCGCTACCTAACAGCCTCTGCCATGTTCCGGGGTAAAATGAGCACCAAAGAGGTGGATGAACAGATGCTTAATGTTCAGAACAAGAACTCGTCATACTTTGTTGAGTGGATCCCAAACAATGTCAAGTCCAGCGTGTGTGACATTCCACCTACAGGACTGAAGATGTCGTCCACATTCGTTGGCAACTCAACATCAATCCAGGAGATGTTCCGCAGGGTGAGCGAGCAGTTCACTGCCATGTTTAGGCGCAAGGCTTTCTTGCATTGGTACACTGGGGAAGGAATGGACGAGATGGAGTTTACTGAAGCAGAGAGTAACATGAACGACCTGGTGGCTGAGTACCAGCAATATCAAGATGCAACTGCTGACGAAGAAGAAGACTATGAAGAAGACGGTGCTGATGCGGAGTACGAGGACTAA
- the LOC121766615 gene encoding nucleolar protein 58-like isoform X2 — protein MAGDDSKKLKKEEVDDDDDESLASAFSNRRKKSLNNTNAAAAAAKLNKLKKEENDEDFEEPASSKSSKKIEPKKKRKKREEAKKGSKNGESSAKKREKKVFDLPGQKRDPPEEREPLRIFYETLHKQVPASEMAAIWMMECGLLPKEEAKKVFDRKQKKAQQQKLSSPMKTVVTVKKKAEGVTVTKKSSSTRVSTQKKTPGTNPKQQSRKPKSKEDSDDEDSDEYFLSTRMPKKQRA, from the exons ATGGCTGGAGATGAttcaaaaaaattgaagaaagaagaagtcgatgatgacgacgacgagAGCTTAGCGTCGGCATTCTCTAACCGCAGGAAGAAATCGCTCAACAACACCaatgccgccgccgccgccgccaaacTCAACAAACTGAAGAAAGAGGAAAATGATGAAGATTTCGAAGAGCCCGCTTCCAGCAAAAGTTCCAAAAAAATTGAACCTAAG aagaagagaaagaaaagggAAGAGGCGAAGAAGGGAAGCAAAAATGGCGAGAGTAGTGCtaagaagagagagaagaaagtgTTCGATTTGCCTGGTCAAAAGAGGGATCCACCTGAGGAA AGAGAGCCATTGAGAATCTTCTATGAGACACTGCACAAGCAAGTTCCAGCTAGTGAGATGGCTGCAATTTG GATGATGGAGTGCGGTTTGCTTCCTAAGGAGGAAGCAAAGAAGGTCTTCGACAGAAAACAGAAGAAGGCACAGCAGCAGAAGCTCAGTTCACCAATGAAAACCGTTGTCACTGTCAAGAAGAAAGCTGAAGGTGTTACTGTTACCAAGAAATCATCGAGCACCCGAGTTTCGACCCAGAAGAAGACACCGGGTACGAATCCTAAGCAGCAGTCAAGGAAACCAAAGAGCAAGGAGGACTCTGATGATGAAGACTCGGACGAGTATTTTTTAAGTACTAGAATGCCAAAGAAACAAAGAGCATAG
- the LOC121766615 gene encoding nucleolar protein 58-like isoform X1, with the protein MAGDDSKKLKKEEVDDDDDESLASAFSNRRKKSLNNTNAAAAAAKLNKLKKEENDEDFEEPASSKSSKKIEPKGQKKRKKREEAKKGSKNGESSAKKREKKVFDLPGQKRDPPEEREPLRIFYETLHKQVPASEMAAIWMMECGLLPKEEAKKVFDRKQKKAQQQKLSSPMKTVVTVKKKAEGVTVTKKSSSTRVSTQKKTPGTNPKQQSRKPKSKEDSDDEDSDEYFLSTRMPKKQRA; encoded by the exons ATGGCTGGAGATGAttcaaaaaaattgaagaaagaagaagtcgatgatgacgacgacgagAGCTTAGCGTCGGCATTCTCTAACCGCAGGAAGAAATCGCTCAACAACACCaatgccgccgccgccgccgccaaacTCAACAAACTGAAGAAAGAGGAAAATGATGAAGATTTCGAAGAGCCCGCTTCCAGCAAAAGTTCCAAAAAAATTGAACCTAAG GGgcagaagaagagaaagaaaagggAAGAGGCGAAGAAGGGAAGCAAAAATGGCGAGAGTAGTGCtaagaagagagagaagaaagtgTTCGATTTGCCTGGTCAAAAGAGGGATCCACCTGAGGAA AGAGAGCCATTGAGAATCTTCTATGAGACACTGCACAAGCAAGTTCCAGCTAGTGAGATGGCTGCAATTTG GATGATGGAGTGCGGTTTGCTTCCTAAGGAGGAAGCAAAGAAGGTCTTCGACAGAAAACAGAAGAAGGCACAGCAGCAGAAGCTCAGTTCACCAATGAAAACCGTTGTCACTGTCAAGAAGAAAGCTGAAGGTGTTACTGTTACCAAGAAATCATCGAGCACCCGAGTTTCGACCCAGAAGAAGACACCGGGTACGAATCCTAAGCAGCAGTCAAGGAAACCAAAGAGCAAGGAGGACTCTGATGATGAAGACTCGGACGAGTATTTTTTAAGTACTAGAATGCCAAAGAAACAAAGAGCATAG
- the LOC121759171 gene encoding naringenin,2-oxoglutarate 3-dioxygenase-like — protein sequence MAEMKISPCEQAEAGSFHQNFMRDEEERPKVAHNQFSDEIPVISFAGIEKGEEAWRRIVAASEEWGIFQLVGHGVDLSVVERMSSLSHDFFALPSKEKLRFDMSGGKKGGFIVSSHLQGEVVQDWREMVTYFSYPVAARDYSRWPEKPDGWREVTVEYSRQVMDLGCKLLEILSQAMDLEKDALSKACVDMDQKIVVNFYPKCPRPDLTLGLKRHTDPGLITLLLQDQVGGLQATRDGGKTWITVRPIPGAFVVNLGDYGHYLSNGRFKSADHQVAVNSTSSRLSIATFLNPAPNAQVYPLKVGEGDKAVMEEPITFMELYKRKMSNDLRLARLKKLPDQNNLQEECLLEDNKDKSGKSLQQILA from the exons ATGGCTGAAATGAAAATTTCTCCTTGTGAGCAAGCAGAAGCTGGCTCTTTCCACCAAAACTTCATGAGAGATGAAGAGGAGAGGCCTAAGGTGGCGCACAACCAGTTCAGCGACGAGATTCCGGTGATATCATTCGCCGGAATCGAGAAGGGGGAGGAGGCGTGGAGGCGGATCGTGGCAGCGAGTGAGGAGTGGGGAATATTTCAGTTGGTTGGTCATGGTGTGGATTTGAGTGTGGTTGAAAGGATGAGTAGTTTATCTCATGACTTCTTTGCTTTGCCTTCCAAGGAGAAGCTTAGGTTTGATATGTCTGGTGGCAAGAAAGGTGGCTTCATTGTCTCGAGCCACCTTCAG GGAGAAGTCGTACAAGATTGGCGGGAAATGGTAACATACTTTTCGTATCCGGTGGCGGCGCGGGACTACTCAAGATGGCCGGAAAAGCCGGACGGGTGGCGGGAGGTGACGGTGGAATACAGCAGGCAGGTGATGGATTTGGGATGTAAATTGCTGGAGATTTTGTCACAAGCAATGGATCTTGAAAAGGATGCACTCTCAAAAGCATGCGTTGATATGGATCAGAAAATAGTTGTCAATTTCTACCCGAAATGCCCTCGCCCGGATCTCACATTGGGTTTGAAGCGGCATACGGATCCGGGTTTGATAACTCTACTGCTCCAAGATCAAGTTGGCGGGCTTCAGGCAACCCGGGATGGCGGCAAGACATGGATCACGGTCCGACCCATCCCGGGTGCTTTTGTTGTCAACCTTGGTGATTATGGTCAT tacttgAGCAATGGGAGGTTCAAGAGCGCGGATCACCAAGTAGCTGTGAACTCGACAAGCAGCAGATTATCGATAGCAACATTCTTGAACCCGGCCCCAAACGCGCAGGTTTATCCATTGAAGGTCGGAGAAGGTGACAAGGCAGTGATGGAAGAGCCCATCACATTCATGGAGTTGTACAAGAGGAAGATGAGCAACGATCTTCGCCTCGCTCGACTTAAGAAGCTCCCCGACCAGAATAATTTGCAGGAGGAGTGCTTGCTTGAGGATAATAAGGATAAGTCCGGCAAAAGTCTTCAACAGATTCTTGCTTGA